In Veillonellales bacterium, a single window of DNA contains:
- a CDS encoding chloride channel protein, translating into MVLVGCGAVVGCGWVGINRYGAKLVEIKTSVNDSQQQMPFKTTICHGLLQIVTVALGSPLGREVAPREISAAFATKLSQLCHVDERTHKLLVACASGAGLAAVYNVPLASAVFTLETLLVDWSFSSLGAAMLCCGTAV; encoded by the coding sequence TTGGTACTCGTAGGCTGTGGCGCTGTCGTAGGGTGCGGCTGGGTAGGTATAAATCGATATGGAGCAAAGTTAGTGGAAATTAAGACATCTGTAAATGACTCGCAGCAACAGATGCCTTTTAAAACTACGATTTGTCATGGGCTATTGCAGATTGTGACAGTAGCTCTAGGTTCTCCTTTAGGACGAGAGGTGGCACCACGGGAAATTAGTGCTGCTTTTGCAACGAAATTAAGCCAGTTGTGTCACGTTGATGAGCGAACGCATAAACTCTTAGTAGCATGTGCTTCAGGAGCTGGGCTAGCGGCGGTATATAATGTGCCTCTGGCATCAGCGGTATTTACGTTAGAAACACTGTTAGTTGATTGGAGCTTTTCTTCCCTTGGAGCAGCCATGTTGTGCTGCGGGACAGCTGTATAG